A single Oncorhynchus mykiss isolate Arlee chromosome 24, USDA_OmykA_1.1, whole genome shotgun sequence DNA region contains:
- the c24h17orf97 gene encoding protein LIAT1 → MNHSRNVDTAVWSQDALMSTNVSLTNDSKRKKKKRTHKTKDKKKSGSTRRGPSSPSNSDDAAADKLTHTEQQQVVKGSSTQSKPTLKGSNSKKTKARSLTSLRNNKSQREAMKHEETLTGPDAGTHQAPLSWDQAGQNDPARESLRWDGVLEDPVAEAERIEVYKANRRKRYLASQQGVMDYLGLFKGHLESSGAITHNI, encoded by the exons ATGAACCACAGCAGAAACGTTGATACGGCGGTATGGAGCCAGGATGCTCTGATGTCTACCAACGTGAGCCTTACAAATGACAGCAAGCGAAAGAAAAAGAAGAGAACGCACAAAACAAAAGATAAAAAGAAGAGTGGTTCGACGAGAAGAGGACCGAGCTCGCCTTCAAACTCCGATGATGCAGCAG CAGATAAACTCACCCACACTGAGCAGCAACAGGTCGTCAAAGGCTCCTCCACACAGTCCAAACCCACCCTGAAGGGCTCCAACAGCAAAAAGACCAAGGCCAGAAGTCTGACCAGCCTCCGCAACAATAAATCCCAGCGAGAGGCAATGAAACACGAGGAAACGTTGACAGGGCCAGACGCTGGTACCCACCAAGCCCCACTGTCATGGGACCAGGCTGGCCAGAACGACCCAGCCAGGGAGAGCCTGAGGTGGGATGGAGTTCTGGAGGATCCGGTGGCCGAGGCAGAGAGGATAGAGGTGTACAAGGCCAACCGGAGGAAACGGTACCTGGCCTCACAGCAGGGGGTGATGGACTACTTGGGCTTGTTCAAGGGACACTTGGAGAGCAGTGGTGCCATTACACACAATATCTAG
- the LOC110503865 gene encoding refilin-B, whose protein sequence is MVGRLNLLNVCDDEPLDMSCKAERGLDSPDSGLPSSPSPSHWLLTDGGDKGAISPVSEDERTRSSLVPILSIGSVPQLHTLSYGEGIELDPLPSKEIRYTSSVHYDSERHFIHDVAMQPRGLGLENCSQMFLAVPHSTWRHYKTQLDLQPRQRAQHFQSTTIVYPKHARTIYTTELSYDSHRLARRFLSSVELEAADWRRLPH, encoded by the exons ATGGTGGGCAGACTAAACTTGCTGAATGTATGTGACGACGAGCCATTGGACATGAGTTGCAAAGCCGAGCGGGGACTTGACAGCCCGGACTCCGGACTACCCTCCAGCCCCAGTCCGAGCCACTGGCTGCTGACAGATGGCGGGGATAAAGGTGCCATAAGCCCGGTGTCTGAAGACGAGAGGACACGGTCATCCTTG GTCCCTATTTTATCGATTGGATCTGTTCCTCAGCTGCACACGTTGTCCTACGGGGAGGGCATAGAACTTGATCCACTACCGTCCAAGGAAATACG ATACACATCGTCTGTCCACTATGATTCAGAGCGTCACTTTATCCACGACGTGGCCATGCAGCCCAGAGGCCTGGGTCTGGAGAACTGCAGCCAGATGTTCCTGGCTGTCCCTCACAGCACCTGGAGACACTACAAGACCCAGCTAGACCTCCAGCCTCGCCAGCGGGCCCAGCATTTCCAGAGCACCACCATTGTCTACCCCAAGCACGCTCGCACCATCTACACCACAGAGCTGAGCTACGACAGCCACCGGCTAGCCAGGAGATTCTTGTCGAGCGTGGAGCTGGAGGCTGCTGACTGGAGAAGGCTACCCCATTGA
- the LOC110503864 gene encoding vacuolar protein sorting-associated protein 53 homolog, which produces MMMEEEELEFSEDLEAILNLTPEVQLAIEQVFPSQDPLDRADFNAVEYINTLFPTEQSLANIDDVVNKIRLKIRRLDDNIRMVVRGQTNVGQDGRQALAEAQVAIGQLFGKIKDIKDKAEKSEQMVKEITRDIKQLDHAKRHLTTSITTLNHLHMLAGGVDSLEAMTRRRQYGEVANLLQGVVNVLEHFHKYMGIPQIRQLSERVKAAQSELGTQIMADFEEAFPAQGSKRAGGPSNVLRDACLVANVLDPRIKQEIIKKFIRQHLSEYMVLFQENQDVAWLDKIDRRYAWIKRQLVDYEEKYGRMFPEEWCMTERIAVEFCHITRTELAKVMRTRAKEIEVKLLLFAIQRTTNFEGLLAKRFSGCTLTDVPGVKKPEPPLESTNPFLEDEVGDDGSEIEEDLDRPKKHKAPDNPFHGIISKCFEPHLYVYIESQDKNLGEMIDRFVSDFRAQGPPKAGTEDGGAVLPSCADLFVYYKKCMVQCSQLSTGEPMIALTTIFQKYLREYAWKILSGNLPKTSSNSGGLTIKSLLQEKEGSEAAKFNVEELCLICSILSTAEYCLATTQQLEEKLKEKVDKTLVERINLTGEMDTFSNVISNSIQLLVQDLDAACDPALTAMSKMPWQSVEHVGDQSPYVTSVIMHIKQNVPIIRGNLASTRKYFTQFCIKFTNSFIPKFINHLFRCKPISMVGAEQLLLDTHSLKTVLLDLPSIGSQVVRKAPASYTKIVVKGMTRAEMILKVVMAPHEPSVVFVDNYIKLLADGNPETFQKTLDMKGLKRSEQSSMLELFRQRLPTPPSGADGGPSLSFSTPTPEQENSRIRKLEKLIKKRL; this is translated from the exons ATGATGATGGAGGAGGAAGAATTGGAATTTTCGGAGGatttggaggctattttgaatCTTACTCCAGAGGTGCAGTTGGCCATCGAGCAG GTTTTCCCCAGTCAAGACCCATTGGACAGAGCAGATTTTAATGCTGTGGAATACATCAATACATTGTTTCCCACTGAGCAG TCACTGGCAAATATAGATGATGTGGTCAACAAGATCCGTCTGAAGATTCG gcgtCTGGATGACAACATCAGGATGGTGGTGAGAGGTCAGACCAATGTGGGCCAGGATGGCAGACAG gcacTGGCAGAGGCCCAGGTAGCCATCGGCCAGCTCTTTGGCAAAATCAAAGACATTAAGGACAAGGCTGAGAAATCCGAGCAAATG gTCAAAGAGATAACGCGGGACATCAAACAGCTGGACCATGCTAAGCGTCACCTGaccacctccatcaccaccctCAACCACCTGCACATGCTGGCCGGGGGCGTTGACTCTCTAGA GGCCATGACGAGGAGGAGGCAGTATGGCGAGGTGGCTAACCTGCTACAGGGGGTGGTCAACGTGCTGGAACACTTCCACAAATACATGGGCATCCCTCAGATCAGACAGCTCTCAGAGAG GGTGAAAGCAGCCCAAAGTGAGCTGGGGACTCAGATCATGGCAGACTTCGAAGAGGCCTTCCCCGCTCAGGGGTCAAAG AGAGCAGGGGGACCCAGTAACGTTCTGAGGGATGCCTGTCTGGTGGCCAACGTCTTGGACCCTCGCATCAAACAGGAGATCATCAAGAAGTTCATCAGACAGCACCTCTCTGAGTACATGGTGCTCTTCCAGGAGAACCAGGAC GTAGCTTGGCTGGATAAGATCGACCGGCGCTACGCCTGGATTAAGCGTCAGCTGGTGGACTATGAGGAGAAGTACGGACGCATGTTTCCTGAAGAGTGGTGTATGACCGAACGCATCGCTGTAGAGTTCTGCCACATCACcag GACAGAGCTGGCCAAAGTAATGCGGACGAGGGCCAAAGAGATTGAGGTCAAGCTGCTTCTGTTTGCCATTCAGAGGACCACCAACTTCGAGGGGCTGCTCGCCAAGCGCTTCTCTGGGTGCACCCTCACCGACGTGCCCggg GTGAAAAAGCCTGAGCCACCACTGGAGTCCACCAACCCTTTCCTGGAGGACGAGGTTGGAGATGATGGTTCAGAGATAGAGGAGGATCTGGATAGG CCCAAGAAGCACAAGGCTCCTGACAACCCCTTCCATGGCATTATTTCCAAGTGCTTTGAGCCTCACCTCTATGTCTACATCGAGTCTCAGGACaa GAACCTGGGGGAGATGATTGACCGTTTTGTGTCAGACTTCCGGGCGCAGGGCCCCCCCAAGGCGGGCACAGAGGACGGGGGAGCAGTGCTGCCCAGCTGTGCTGACCTGTTTGTCTACTATAAGAAGTGCATGGTGCAGTGCTCCCAGCTCAGCACAGGGGAACCTATGATCGCCCTCACCACCATCTTCCAGAAGTACCTCAGAGAGTATGCCTGGAAGATACTGTCTGGAAACCTGCCCAA gacTAGCAGTAATAGTGGAGGACTGACCATCAAGAGTCTACTGCAGGAGAAGGAGGGTTCGGAGGCTGCTAAGTTCAATGTAGAGGAGCTGTGTCTCATCTGTAGCATCCTCAGTACTGCAGAGTACTGTCTAGCCACCACACAGCAg TTGGAGGAGAAGCTGAAGGAGAAGGTGGATAAGACTCTAGTGGAGAGAATCAACCTGACTGGAGAGATGGACACCTTCAGCAA TGTGATTTCCAACAGTATCCAGTTGCTTGTTCAGGACCTGGACGCTGCCTGTGATCCTGCTCTCACTGCCATGAGCAAG ATGCCATGGCAGAGTGTAGAGCATGTAGGTGACCAAAGTCCCTACGTGACGTCAGTCATCATGCACATCAAACAGAACGTCCCCATCATCAGAGGGAACCTGGCCTCCACACGAAAATACTTCACCCAGTTCTGCATCAAGTTCACCAA CTCTTTTATTCCTAAATTCATCAACCACTTGTTCAGGTGTAAGCCTATCAGCATGGTGGGGGCTGAACAG CTCCTCCTGGACACCCACTCCCTGAAGACAGTGTTGTTGGATCTGCCCTCTATAGGGTCTCAGGTGGTCCGCAAGGCCCCAGCCAGCTACACCAAGATAGTCGTGAAGGGGATGACCCGCGCTGAGATGATCCTCAAG GTGGTCATGGCCCCCCATGAACCCTCCGTGGTGTTTGTGGATAACTACATCAAGCTCCTCGCTGATGGAAACCCAGAGACCTTCCAGAAAACTCTGGATATGAAG gggttgaAGCGCAGTGAGCAGAGCAGCATGTTGGAACTCTTCAGACAGAGGTTACCCACTCCACCCTCAGGGGCCGATGgaggcccctctctctccttcagcacCCCCACCCCCGAGCAGGAGAACTCGCGCATACGCAAACTGGAGAAGCTCATCAAAAAGAGACTATGA